A region of Sulfurimonas sp. DNA encodes the following proteins:
- a CDS encoding MFS transporter encodes MSILLSIFYFFYFAIIGVYIIFMPKVLALSGYSASEIGIIFAAGPLVRFILPFFFTRGLKLDFKTFKIALGFMFFSSISFYFSLDNFYKILFSNIGLGIGLSIVLPFIELISLSIIGKERYGKIRLFGSVGFVLVALVLVKFLSSAEIALNYLVVLTFLTVVFAFMIGKNTDAKERKIQEVKNDISLFKDYKLWVGLTLMQVSFGAFYNFFTIYETDYGISLDMTIYLWSFGVVVEIVMLFFQGRFLRGNLLFILQFTTFITSIRWFLLFLFPQNLTILFFSQTLHAFSFALFHSAAISYLYHLYKHKSLAQQFFSGVTYGLGGFIGALYAGYIYELYPTYLFLSASFIALMASVFLYLFSRKNKIIS; translated from the coding sequence ATGTCTATACTTCTATCTATATTTTACTTTTTTTATTTTGCAATTATTGGTGTTTATATAATATTTATGCCTAAAGTTTTGGCATTAAGTGGCTACTCAGCTAGTGAAATAGGCATCATTTTTGCGGCAGGACCACTTGTTAGATTTATACTTCCTTTTTTCTTTACAAGGGGTTTAAAGCTTGATTTTAAAACTTTTAAAATTGCTCTTGGTTTTATGTTTTTTAGCAGTATCTCTTTTTATTTTTCACTTGATAATTTCTATAAAATTCTTTTCTCAAATATTGGACTTGGCATAGGTTTAAGCATAGTATTGCCATTTATAGAGCTTATCTCTTTGAGTATTATTGGCAAAGAAAGATATGGAAAAATTCGTCTTTTTGGTTCAGTTGGTTTTGTTCTTGTAGCTCTTGTTTTAGTAAAATTTTTAAGTAGTGCAGAGATAGCATTAAATTATCTTGTGGTTTTAACTTTTTTAACTGTTGTTTTTGCTTTTATGATAGGGAAAAATACAGATGCTAAAGAGAGAAAAATACAAGAAGTAAAAAATGATATTAGCTTATTTAAAGACTACAAACTATGGGTAGGACTTACTCTTATGCAGGTAAGTTTTGGAGCATTCTATAACTTTTTTACAATCTATGAAACTGATTATGGTATTAGTTTAGATATGACTATCTATCTCTGGAGTTTTGGGGTTGTAGTTGAAATAGTTATGCTTTTTTTTCAAGGACGATTTTTAAGAGGAAATCTACTTTTTATTTTACAGTTCACAACTTTCATAACTTCCATAAGATGGTTTTTACTTTTTTTGTTCCCTCAAAACCTAACTATTTTGTTTTTTTCTCAAACCCTGCACGCTTTTAGTTTTGCACTTTTTCATTCTGCTGCAATTAGCTATTTGTATCATCTATATAAACATAAATCATTAGCACAACAGTTTTTTTCAGGAGTCACTTATGGTTTAGGCGGTTTTATTGGAGCTTTATATGCTGGGTATATCTACGAACTATACCCAACATATTTGTTTTTAAGTGCAAGTTTTATTGCACTTATGGCATCTGTGTTTCTTTATCTTTTTTCTAGGAAAAATAAAATTATTTCTTAA
- a CDS encoding B12-binding domain-containing radical SAM protein, producing MKIILTTLNSRFTHTSIALRYLYANLKELQADANILEFSINDALQSVAEKLLFNSPDIIGIGVYIWNAKEIFELIHILKKISPRTTIILGGPEVTHEPFRVNFDIADFIIQGEGDIAFYELCKKIKDKTPPANKIMKMSLPSLKNINLPYQYYTDSDIKNRYIYVEVSRGCPFSCEFCLSSMDERVRAFDLDEVLNEFEILWSRGARNFKFIDRTFNLNIKTANKILDFFLEKEPPYFAHFEVIPDHFPSSIKEKIKRFEDGALQLEIGIQTLNPQIANNISRELKLDKIKENISFLEHETKAHMHLDLIVGLPDESLESFGENLDELVSLSSCEIQIGILKKLSGTQINRHDIEFEMVYSDIPPYDILKNSRLSFKDIQIMKRFSRFWDLTYNSGNFKRSIKLLWQENSVYESFYTFSIWMYKQTDSTYKISLQRLGELLFKYLVDAKGLNQENVAQEMLEDMMKLKGRAIPSYLKPFSQEFNVKAKMGSAGFNKRQL from the coding sequence ATGAAAATAATTTTAACTACCTTAAATTCAAGATTTACGCATACATCTATTGCCCTTAGATATTTATATGCAAACTTAAAAGAACTACAAGCAGATGCTAACATATTAGAATTTAGTATCAACGATGCATTACAATCTGTTGCAGAAAAACTTCTTTTTAACTCTCCTGATATTATTGGCATCGGTGTTTATATTTGGAATGCTAAAGAAATTTTTGAACTTATACATATATTAAAAAAAATATCTCCGAGAACTACCATAATTTTAGGTGGACCAGAAGTTACACATGAACCATTTAGAGTAAATTTTGATATAGCAGACTTCATTATTCAAGGTGAAGGAGATATCGCTTTTTATGAACTATGTAAAAAAATAAAAGATAAAACTCCACCAGCCAACAAAATTATGAAGATGAGCCTACCTTCGTTAAAAAATATAAACTTACCTTATCAATACTACACAGATTCTGATATAAAAAACCGCTATATCTATGTTGAAGTATCAAGAGGCTGTCCATTTTCCTGTGAGTTTTGTCTATCTTCAATGGATGAGAGAGTTAGAGCTTTTGATTTAGATGAAGTTTTAAATGAGTTTGAAATACTTTGGAGTAGAGGTGCTAGAAATTTTAAGTTTATAGATAGAACTTTTAACCTCAACATTAAAACAGCTAATAAAATCTTAGACTTCTTTTTAGAAAAAGAACCCCCTTACTTTGCGCATTTTGAAGTTATACCTGACCATTTTCCTTCTTCAATAAAAGAAAAAATAAAACGATTTGAAGATGGGGCTTTACAACTGGAGATAGGCATACAGACACTAAACCCACAAATTGCAAATAATATTTCAAGAGAATTAAAACTTGATAAAATCAAAGAAAATATAAGCTTTTTGGAGCATGAAACAAAAGCTCACATGCATCTAGACTTGATAGTTGGTCTTCCTGATGAGAGTTTAGAGAGTTTTGGGGAAAATCTTGATGAACTAGTAAGCTTAAGTAGTTGTGAAATTCAAATAGGCATCTTAAAAAAACTATCTGGAACTCAAATAAATCGACATGATATAGAGTTTGAGATGGTTTATAGCGATATACCTCCTTATGATATATTAAAAAATTCAAGATTATCATTTAAAGATATTCAAATTATGAAAAGATTTTCAAGATTTTGGGATTTAACCTACAATAGTGGTAATTTTAAAAGAAGCATAAAACTACTTTGGCAAGAAAACAGTGTTTATGAGAGTTTTTACACTTTTAGCATCTGGATGTATAAGCAGACGGATTCAACATACAAAATATCACTTCAGAGATTGGGAGAACTTTTGTTTAAATATTTAGTAGATGCTAAAGGCTTAAACCAAGAGAATGTGGCACAAGAGATGCTTGAAGATATGATGAAGCTAAAAGGAAGAGCAATCCCAAGCTACTTAAAGCCTTTTTCGCAAGAGTTTAATGTAAAAGCAAAAATGGGAAGTGCTGGTTTTAACAAGAGACAACTTTAA
- a CDS encoding DUF309 domain-containing protein, whose product MNKHLDDFVKCLNEERYYDAHEVLEFIWFPRRFEDDNEIKLLKGFINAAVSLELKKRGKEKASQKVWKNYLKYRQLLCQVNSSYLHRYQEISKYLDNFCYNSTY is encoded by the coding sequence TTGAATAAGCATTTGGATGATTTTGTCAAGTGTCTTAATGAAGAGCGATACTATGATGCTCACGAGGTACTTGAATTCATTTGGTTTCCACGACGCTTTGAAGATGACAATGAAATAAAACTCTTAAAAGGTTTTATAAATGCTGCTGTTAGCTTAGAGTTAAAAAAAAGAGGTAAAGAAAAAGCAAGTCAAAAAGTTTGGAAAAACTATTTAAAATATAGACAACTTCTTTGTCAAGTAAATTCTTCTTATCTACATAGGTATCAAGAGATATCTAAATATCTCGATAATTTTTGTTATAATTCAACTTATTAA
- a CDS encoding PAS domain-containing protein, whose protein sequence is MLKVMREDDFIVSKTDLKGRITYTNKIFMEMAEYSEAELLGQPHNIIRHPDMPKAVLKYLWDTIRTKEEVFAFVINKTKNGNAYWVYANVTPSLDAKGNILGYYSVRRKPNPKALEIIIPLYKKMLEVEKSDGVDASFKILTDILAEKGVDYDELIISIQE, encoded by the coding sequence ATGTTAAAAGTGATGCGAGAAGATGATTTTATCGTTTCTAAAACTGACCTTAAAGGTCGCATAACATATACAAACAAAATTTTTATGGAAATGGCAGAATATTCAGAGGCTGAACTTTTAGGACAACCTCACAATATTATCCGCCATCCAGATATGCCAAAGGCTGTTTTAAAATACTTATGGGACACAATAAGAACCAAAGAAGAAGTTTTTGCTTTTGTAATAAATAAAACTAAAAATGGCAATGCTTACTGGGTTTACGCAAATGTCACTCCATCTTTAGACGCTAAAGGTAACATTCTTGGTTATTACTCTGTTAGACGAAAACCAAATCCTAAAGCTTTAGAGATTATCATTCCCCTCTATAAAAAGATGCTTGAAGTTGAAAAAAGTGATGGAGTGGATGCTTCATTTAAAATATTAACAGATATATTGGCAGAAAAAGGAGTTGATTACGATGAACTTATCATATCTATTCAGGAATAA
- a CDS encoding CZB domain-containing protein — protein sequence MFTTLVKVDHILFKSNAYSAVLNTETNKVFVDHKSCRMGKWYLGAGQERFGHTKAFEGMDAPHAKVHEAVFKNLPYVEGKNVLKHDNPDKIYLNLSAMEEASSELFIKLDEMLEEYTQNCK from the coding sequence ATGTTTACAACTCTTGTTAAAGTTGACCATATTCTATTTAAATCAAATGCTTACTCAGCTGTCTTAAACACTGAAACAAATAAAGTTTTTGTTGACCATAAATCATGTCGTATGGGTAAATGGTACTTAGGTGCTGGACAAGAGCGTTTTGGACACACAAAAGCCTTTGAAGGAATGGACGCGCCACATGCAAAAGTCCATGAAGCAGTATTTAAAAACTTACCTTATGTAGAAGGAAAAAATGTACTAAAGCATGACAATCCAGATAAAATATATCTTAACTTATCTGCAATGGAAGAAGCATCTAGTGAGCTATTTATAAAACTTGATGAGATGCTCGAAGAATATACACAAAACTGTAAGTAA
- a CDS encoding TolC family protein, with translation MIKILSAIILLNLSLLGQSFDEFLKEAIKNSTYLKSSDLSRLQAKQQGDALTRYENPSIDVEYSKFSPKNGDDDNGYRISYTQPLRLWGVGNDKTKLSDAMIQSANTKKTLNHAEFTCNLSLLYNTYANNKKYLLLGDEELKIGKRIHNISKERYKAGTISKGELLQANISHEMTKTKIQTTKLEATNNYFSLLDYAGSTKEVEIDFTHNFSKEKKRNSNNPDLLYYKQQQNESLALSQVNSNKLEFIDLVGEYENEPDQDIFRIGASIPLAIFDTKSQEKRIAKLESEKFSLLAQNKTKRLQIQLSKLDKTDVLLNSLKKQHQNTLKLQLQVLKMFEQGYKIANVNLLELQYIQNKLIKTEESLIDIETSLNENAIWHNYITGAYND, from the coding sequence ATGATAAAAATATTATCAGCCATTATTCTTTTAAATTTATCACTACTTGGACAAAGTTTTGATGAGTTTTTAAAAGAGGCTATAAAAAATTCAACCTACTTAAAATCTTCGGATTTAAGCAGACTTCAGGCAAAGCAACAAGGTGATGCTTTAACAAGATATGAAAACCCATCTATCGATGTGGAGTATTCAAAATTTTCTCCAAAAAATGGCGATGATGATAATGGATATAGAATTAGCTATACTCAACCATTAAGATTATGGGGCGTTGGCAACGATAAAACTAAACTCTCAGATGCTATGATTCAAAGCGCTAACACAAAAAAAACTCTCAATCATGCAGAATTCACCTGTAATCTTTCTTTGCTTTATAACACTTATGCAAATAATAAGAAATATCTTTTACTTGGAGATGAAGAGTTAAAAATAGGTAAGCGCATTCATAATATATCAAAAGAACGCTATAAAGCAGGAACTATCTCTAAAGGAGAGTTACTCCAAGCAAACATAAGCCATGAGATGACAAAAACAAAGATACAAACAACAAAACTTGAAGCTACAAACAACTACTTTTCTTTGTTAGATTATGCAGGTAGTACTAAAGAAGTTGAGATAGATTTTACCCACAACTTCTCAAAAGAAAAAAAAAGAAATTCAAATAATCCTGACTTGTTATATTATAAGCAACAGCAAAATGAATCTCTTGCTCTCTCGCAGGTAAACTCAAATAAATTAGAATTTATTGACTTGGTTGGGGAGTATGAAAATGAGCCTGACCAAGATATATTTCGGATTGGGGCATCTATACCTCTAGCTATATTTGACACAAAATCTCAAGAAAAGCGTATTGCAAAACTTGAATCAGAGAAATTCTCTCTTTTAGCACAAAACAAAACTAAAAGATTGCAAATACAGTTAAGTAAACTTGATAAAACAGATGTTTTACTAAACTCTCTAAAAAAGCAGCATCAAAACACTTTAAAACTTCAACTTCAAGTGTTAAAGATGTTTGAACAAGGCTATAAAATAGCTAATGTAAACCTACTTGAGCTTCAATATATACAAAATAAGCTTATTAAAACAGAGGAAAGTCTTATCGATATTGAAACCTCTTTAAATGAAAATGCCATTTGGCACAACTATATCACAGGAGCATATAATGATTAA
- a CDS encoding LapD/MoxY N-terminal periplasmic domain-containing protein, giving the protein MTLFKQIAILLSIFLLIVLTTVLTLNFQSANESAQDRLYEDAKNTATSLSLSLGSANGDISMMSTMINANFDSGNYRYISLVDVDNVLVYDRSIESDLSDIPAWFLNIVSIDVPVASANVSAGWSQVGMLNIQSNETYAYKQLYTILKNLIISFSIIAFVGLVILNLLLAAILKPLKEVQKQAEAVIRNEFIIQATIPYTKEFKDVVLGMNNMVSKVKAMFDKGNEELKRQKELEYIDKTTKLRNRKYFIDKLPEYLKIDATSRGGINIMIAFNGVVHANEQIGHRDVDKLFVEISNIFNSHASNYKNSIVARMNGTEFSILLPDCLALEAINMAENISKVTRERILSLELDIDDVYLALGLYKYNYKENIGQLLSHSDNALAQAKFKDAKIHLQKAEDTVEVMGKEAWRKIINEAMQNNSFNFVSYKTINARTKKINHNTLSLTLNIDKDTTYYFGQFMAPANQAGLGNKIYKNILNMMFKTPDARLRGKTCSLRLPFDYLELSDTYEEMNKLFEAFAKTLGFKLIIEMPDKLVRQNNKEVKRYKALFEKYDIEMGIFEFIGESVDYHYLQDLRPIYIKGEPGYFLSQSEQALSAFRLITDTVGISLIATGVMDMDTLKQLQERDIHIIQGKATEMIDMK; this is encoded by the coding sequence ATGACACTCTTTAAACAAATAGCGATACTGCTATCCATATTTTTACTCATAGTTTTAACAACGGTTTTAACACTAAACTTTCAAAGTGCGAATGAATCTGCACAAGATAGACTATATGAAGATGCTAAAAATACAGCAACCTCCCTAAGCCTTTCTCTTGGAAGTGCGAATGGGGATATTTCCATGATGTCTACTATGATAAATGCAAACTTTGACAGCGGTAACTATCGTTATATTTCTCTTGTTGATGTTGATAATGTTTTAGTTTACGATAGAAGCATTGAGAGTGATTTATCTGATATTCCAGCTTGGTTTTTAAATATTGTTAGCATAGATGTACCAGTTGCATCTGCTAATGTTTCTGCTGGATGGAGTCAAGTGGGGATGTTAAATATTCAAAGTAATGAAACTTATGCTTATAAACAACTATATACTATTTTAAAAAATCTTATAATCTCTTTTAGTATTATCGCTTTTGTTGGTTTGGTTATCTTAAACTTACTTCTCGCTGCTATTTTAAAACCTTTAAAAGAAGTTCAAAAACAAGCAGAAGCTGTTATAAGAAATGAATTTATTATTCAAGCTACTATCCCTTACACAAAGGAGTTCAAAGATGTTGTCCTTGGTATGAACAACATGGTATCAAAAGTAAAGGCTATGTTTGACAAAGGAAATGAAGAGCTAAAACGCCAAAAAGAGCTTGAATATATAGATAAAACAACAAAACTTAGAAATCGTAAATATTTTATAGATAAACTCCCAGAATATCTTAAAATAGATGCAACTTCTCGTGGTGGTATAAATATAATGATAGCTTTTAATGGGGTTGTTCACGCAAATGAGCAGATAGGTCATCGTGATGTTGATAAGCTTTTTGTTGAGATTTCAAATATATTTAACTCACATGCTAGCAACTACAAAAACTCTATTGTTGCTAGAATGAATGGTACGGAATTTTCCATTTTACTTCCCGATTGCTTAGCTCTTGAAGCTATTAATATGGCAGAAAATATATCTAAGGTAACAAGGGAACGAATACTATCTTTAGAGTTAGATATAGATGATGTTTATCTTGCTCTTGGTCTTTATAAATATAACTACAAAGAGAATATAGGCCAACTTCTCTCACACTCAGACAATGCACTAGCACAAGCAAAATTTAAAGATGCAAAAATTCATCTTCAAAAAGCTGAAGATACAGTCGAAGTTATGGGTAAAGAAGCTTGGAGAAAGATTATAAATGAAGCTATGCAGAACAATAGTTTTAATTTTGTCTCTTACAAAACAATCAATGCTAGAACTAAAAAAATAAACCATAATACGCTTAGTTTAACTCTAAATATAGATAAAGATACAACTTATTATTTTGGACAATTTATGGCACCAGCAAATCAAGCAGGATTAGGCAATAAAATCTATAAAAATATTTTAAATATGATGTTTAAAACTCCAGATGCAAGATTAAGAGGTAAAACTTGTTCTCTTAGACTTCCCTTTGATTATTTAGAATTAAGCGATACCTATGAAGAAATGAATAAACTTTTTGAAGCTTTTGCTAAAACTCTTGGCTTTAAACTCATCATAGAGATGCCAGATAAACTAGTTAGACAAAACAACAAAGAGGTTAAACGATACAAAGCTCTTTTTGAAAAGTATGATATAGAAATGGGTATATTTGAGTTTATTGGTGAGAGTGTTGATTATCATTACCTTCAAGATTTAAGACCTATCTATATAAAAGGTGAACCAGGTTACTTTTTGAGTCAAAGCGAACAAGCACTATCGGCATTTAGACTCATTACAGATACAGTTGGTATATCGCTAATTGCAACAGGGGTCATGGATATGGACACTTTAAAGCAACTTCAAGAAAGAGATATTCACATCATTCAAGGTAAAGCTACAGAGATGATTGATATGAAATAG
- a CDS encoding DUF481 domain-containing protein produces the protein MKKIVLSLLVVNSLIMANQLQDDISVAKAEAKTANDKVKELEAKLPPNEKLMTHTELGFIKTDGNTKTKTFILEVKAKKGWDKHLLSILFDGQYAQDNNIESKNKFFTELGYGYSFTDRLSGTYLIGYKQDKFSGFDYQAYTGPGIKYLAIKTDAHNLNLGGSLLYSEDNVEDTNYDASGNVITYPNANNIATTNTTRGMINKYGSYRAKGVYTWQVLTNLSFYQELTYRAEFKDSSVYFAYSKTALSSKISDMFSASISYKADYVNSPPTGKKNTDTTFTANLVIDY, from the coding sequence TTGAAAAAAATAGTTTTAAGTCTGCTAGTTGTTAATTCATTAATAATGGCAAATCAACTACAAGATGATATAAGTGTTGCAAAAGCCGAGGCAAAAACAGCAAATGACAAAGTAAAAGAATTAGAAGCTAAACTTCCACCAAATGAAAAGCTTATGACACACACGGAATTAGGTTTTATAAAAACAGATGGAAATACTAAAACAAAAACTTTTATTCTTGAGGTTAAAGCTAAAAAGGGTTGGGATAAACATCTACTTAGCATTTTATTTGATGGTCAATATGCCCAAGATAATAATATAGAAAGTAAAAACAAATTTTTTACTGAACTAGGATATGGATACTCTTTTACAGATAGACTTTCAGGAACTTACCTCATTGGATATAAACAAGATAAATTTTCTGGTTTTGATTATCAAGCATACACAGGTCCGGGGATAAAATATCTTGCTATCAAAACAGATGCTCATAACCTTAACTTAGGGGGAAGTTTACTTTACTCAGAAGATAATGTAGAAGATACAAACTATGATGCAAGTGGAAATGTCATAACATATCCAAATGCAAATAACATCGCTACTACCAACACAACAAGAGGTATGATTAATAAATATGGCTCATATAGAGCAAAAGGTGTTTATACTTGGCAGGTCTTAACAAACTTAAGCTTTTATCAAGAGTTGACTTATAGAGCAGAGTTTAAAGACTCTAGTGTTTATTTTGCATATTCAAAAACTGCACTATCTAGTAAAATTTCAGATATGTTTTCTGCTAGTATAAGCTATAAAGCTGACTATGTGAACTCTCCTCCAACAGGAAAGAAAAATACAGATACTACTTTTACAGCTAACTTGGTAATAGATTATTAA
- a CDS encoding transglutaminase-like cysteine peptidase has product MNILKVFIFLSLVFVSTSFADKPYVEKPLLNKIAKKYKVFAKKRFFYLQKTLNSVKGKSDLAKLNAVNKFYNEVRYKSDMKVYRKKDYWATPWEFLGKDMGDCEDYVISKYFALRYLGISSKKLFFTYVRSIRFKEAHMVLTYFKTPRSEPLILDNYNHKIFPASKRKDLTPIYNFNGESLYRASKTGKGKKVKSKKAHKKWDELKLNMKRKKI; this is encoded by the coding sequence ATGAATATCTTAAAAGTTTTTATATTTTTATCATTAGTGTTTGTATCTACGTCATTTGCAGACAAACCCTATGTAGAGAAACCTCTCTTAAATAAAATAGCTAAAAAATATAAGGTATTTGCTAAAAAAAGATTTTTTTATCTTCAAAAAACTCTAAACTCCGTTAAGGGGAAAAGTGATTTAGCCAAATTAAATGCTGTAAATAAATTTTATAATGAAGTTAGATATAAATCTGACATGAAGGTGTATAGAAAAAAAGACTACTGGGCAACTCCATGGGAGTTCTTGGGTAAGGATATGGGTGATTGTGAAGATTATGTCATTAGTAAATATTTTGCACTTAGATATCTTGGTATTAGCTCTAAAAAACTTTTTTTCACTTATGTACGCTCTATTAGGTTTAAAGAGGCTCACATGGTTCTTACATACTTTAAAACACCTAGAAGTGAGCCTCTTATTTTAGATAATTACAACCATAAGATTTTCCCTGCTTCTAAGAGAAAAGATTTGACTCCTATTTATAACTTCAATGGAGAAAGTCTTTACAGAGCTAGTAAAACGGGAAAAGGTAAAAAAGTAAAAAGTAAAAAAGCCCATAAAAAATGGGATGAACTAAAACTCAACATGAAAAGGAAAAAAATATGA
- a CDS encoding mechanosensitive ion channel family protein has translation MEISKYTDMIIMYVSQYGLKIIAALLIFIIGKWAVKKLTSLSKRLMQKANIDQTLIEFSESLIYFLLLIMVVIASLNALGVNTTSFIAVFGAAGLAIGLALQGSLANIGAAVLIIIFRPFKVGDFVEAGGATGTVEDVNLFSTIIAPLDNRTIIVPNSSIVGGNIINYSNKTQRRVDHVFGIGYGDDLKLAKETLMQIMIDDSRILSEPTPFVAVSELGDSSVNFVFRAWVNTEDYWDVYFEMLEKVKLTFDEKGISIPYPQMDIHTNKIEG, from the coding sequence ATGGAAATCTCAAAATACACAGATATGATTATTATGTATGTTAGTCAATATGGACTCAAAATTATTGCAGCTTTATTAATCTTTATTATAGGAAAGTGGGCAGTTAAAAAGCTCACATCTTTAAGCAAAAGATTAATGCAAAAAGCAAATATAGATCAAACGCTTATAGAATTTAGTGAAAGTTTAATATATTTCTTGCTGCTAATTATGGTAGTTATAGCTTCTTTAAATGCACTTGGGGTCAATACAACCTCTTTTATCGCTGTTTTTGGTGCAGCTGGTTTGGCTATCGGTTTAGCACTTCAAGGCTCTTTGGCAAATATTGGGGCGGCTGTTCTTATCATCATCTTTCGTCCTTTTAAGGTTGGTGATTTTGTTGAAGCTGGAGGAGCTACTGGTACGGTTGAAGATGTAAATCTTTTCTCAACTATCATAGCACCATTAGATAATCGAACTATTATAGTGCCTAACTCTTCTATCGTTGGTGGAAATATTATAAACTACTCTAACAAAACACAAAGAAGAGTTGATCATGTATTTGGCATCGGTTATGGTGATGACCTAAAACTTGCAAAAGAAACTTTAATGCAAATTATGATTGATGACAGTAGAATTTTAAGTGAACCAACACCTTTTGTGGCGGTTAGTGAACTTGGAGACAGCAGTGTAAACTTTGTATTTCGTGCATGGGTTAACACGGAAGACTATTGGGATGTATATTTCGAAATGTTAGAAAAAGTAAAACTTACATTTGATGAAAAAGGAATCTCAATTCCATATCCTCAAATGGATATTCACACAAATAAAATAGAAGGTTAA
- a CDS encoding efflux RND transporter periplasmic adaptor subunit: MIKLFLLSTLLVLNLFSNEIPLEHTISKAFSKSIKLNGQIIQLSNASQSIMSQVGGQVQKYFVKAGQKVKKGQKVVLIKSILLSKMTAEFISLQKQLVAQEKNYTAQKNLYEKGMTSLVNINAQSIKNNELLSKSTALKSQLQTLGINTDKLNKATSNFMIYAHSNGIVASILQPLHSSVKEDTPIISLVKEQAFYLKSYLPLKYASKVKVSQKIVIQNGDDTIISYVTQILPKVDEKTQRIVILSSIDAPNIKLYINAYTDATLYFSESKKHVAVKTTALSFFNNEWVVFTPEKHDEHEEAKEHEDEEAEYEVRVVKIITQDEKYTAIEGLKLDEEYVSAKSYYVKSLLLKSSLGGHGH, from the coding sequence ATGATTAAACTTTTTTTACTTTCAACACTACTTGTCCTTAACTTATTCTCCAATGAAATACCATTAGAACATACAATATCTAAGGCTTTTTCAAAATCAATAAAGCTAAATGGGCAAATCATTCAACTTTCAAATGCTTCTCAATCTATTATGAGTCAAGTTGGTGGACAAGTACAAAAGTATTTTGTAAAAGCTGGACAAAAGGTAAAAAAAGGACAAAAGGTAGTTCTTATAAAGTCTATCCTGTTATCCAAAATGACAGCAGAATTTATCTCTTTACAAAAGCAATTGGTTGCTCAAGAAAAAAACTATACTGCTCAAAAAAATTTATATGAAAAAGGTATGACTTCACTTGTAAATATCAATGCTCAAAGCATTAAAAACAATGAACTTTTATCCAAATCAACAGCATTGAAATCTCAACTTCAAACATTGGGTATAAATACAGATAAGCTCAATAAAGCAACATCAAACTTTATGATTTACGCACATAGTAATGGTATCGTGGCATCTATACTCCAACCTCTGCACTCAAGCGTAAAAGAAGATACCCCCATAATCTCTTTAGTCAAAGAGCAAGCTTTTTATTTAAAATCATATCTACCTTTAAAGTATGCATCTAAGGTAAAGGTTTCTCAAAAGATAGTTATTCAAAATGGTGATGATACTATCATCTCTTATGTAACTCAAATTCTTCCAAAAGTAGATGAAAAGACTCAACGCATAGTAATCCTTTCGAGCATAGATGCACCCAACATAAAGCTTTATATCAATGCATATACAGATGCTACTTTGTACTTTAGTGAGAGTAAAAAACATGTAGCTGTTAAAACGACTGCTTTATCTTTTTTTAATAATGAATGGGTTGTTTTCACTCCAGAGAAACACGATGAACATGAAGAAGCAAAAGAACATGAAGATGAAGAAGCGGAGTATGAAGTTAGAGTTGTAAAAATAATAACTCAAGATGAAAAATATACAGCCATTGAAGGTTTAAAATTAGATGAAGAATATGTTAGTGCTAAAAGTTACTATGTAAAATCTTTACTTCTAAAGTCTTCTCTTGGTGGACACGGTCACTAG